The Syntrophaceae bacterium genomic sequence CTTCCCGATTCCACCCTCGACCAGACGAAAGCCAGCCAGGCGCCGGCCATGTTCGCCGATACGGGAATCCCTCTTCTGTTCAAGTCCTGTTATCAGTTGGGGGCCGATAAACGCAGAATGACGGTAAAGGTGGCCGGTGGAGCGAGCATTCTGAACGACACGGATTACTTCCGGATCGGGAAGAAGAACATCACGGCCATGAGGAAGATTTTCTGGCGGAACAACGTCCTCATCAGTGCGGAAGATACGGGACTCAACTTCAACCGGACGGTTCGACTCAATGTGGCGGACGGAAAGTGCCTCGTCAAGGTGTCGAACGGAACCCTGAAGGATCTATAATGGTCGAGAAAATTCTGCAATCCATCCGCAAGCTCCCCGCCTTTCCGGCCTCCGTGCACAAGGTTTCGGAACTGCTGAGGG encodes the following:
- a CDS encoding chemotaxis protein CheD produces the protein MDIVVGISDVKCSNKNGDVLVTYALGSCIAVAVHDPVAGVGGLLHFMLPDSTLDQTKASQAPAMFADTGIPLLFKSCYQLGADKRRMTVKVAGGASILNDTDYFRIGKKNITAMRKIFWRNNVLISAEDTGLNFNRTVRLNVADGKCLVKVSNGTLKDL